The Vicia villosa cultivar HV-30 ecotype Madison, WI unplaced genomic scaffold, Vvil1.0 ctg.004379F_1_1, whole genome shotgun sequence genomic interval AGCAGACCTGTTAACAGTACTTGATGATCCAGTTTCGACATGACCTTGGGGGTATATTGTATGATTGGTATCAATTTGTATCTTCTTAGGACGTCCACGACCACGTTTTGGTTGTACATACTTTCCGGGAAATACCTCTTTATCATGCGCTGCAAATCTATCCATAAGGTTAGTCCCTACGTCTTGTATGTTCAAACACGTCTTCGGATTCCTAAAACCATTATAACTTGGTCGAGGCAAGGAACCTCCAAGCATTGCACTAAGCCTATCTCCTTCAGCCACAACTTGCTCGATATTTTTTCTATTGTTTATGGATGTCGTAATATCAGCAAGAGGCTTTCTCAAAGATGATGCATTTGGTGTGTACGCTGGAGTAGTAGTAGATAATGGAAATAGAGAAGATCCAACACCAATGTCGACATTATTAGCTTTAGGTGTATTCTTTGTGGTCTTGAGACGTTTTACGTATTTTTGTTTGCGTATGAGCATTCTCCGTGCTCGCGCTCGTTTTGGCGATATTTGAGGATAGTGATCCATACCCTTTCACCTAAATAAACATCAGCATAAACCATGATTATAATTGAAGTAACATTGTAGGAGCTTACACCATTCAACCAACTACAAAGTAGTTTTATTATATCAGTATAAAAATTACTTCAAAGATTCTGTCATATATTGATTATATTGTGCTTGCTCTAGTTGCTTAAGCATAGTTTAACCTCTTATTTTCTGTTATACATTCACAATAAGATGCATTAAAGATGGTCATGAAAACATGAATAAATtacttttgataaaacaaaaTTGTGTGTACCTGAGAAACAACCCCTTCAATACATGCCTCGTGACCTGCACAATTTTTCTGAATGAGAACTTTTCTTCAAGTGTTTGGTGCGAAAAAAAAGGATTGCAATGGTATGGAATTTGTGTTTTTTAAAAGTGGCCCACTATCACCCTTGTTGGCGCCACAATTTCACTTTTTTCAAACCAATTAGAATTAATTACTTCTAATGGATTTAGATCTTACTTATGAAATAAGCATGTTGCAAATGATGTTTTGTTGTAGCAGACCTATGCATATAGCTTACATTGGGAAACCAAAGTTTGCCTACTGCAATCGAGTGACTGCATTTCATAGGTGGAAGCAAACTGTGCAGGTCTTGATTTATCTTTATTCTGATATGCTAAAAATATGAAAGATGGTTCCATTTTTCAATGTTGTGGTACTTGTTTGTCTACTTGACAGTGACCTGCATTTAATTTGTGCAGCTTTTGAATAATCTTTTTTTTTATGCTGATGTTCACACGATATGCTTTTTGCCTCTTCAACTATAAAAACAATGACTTTTTGCCTCTTTCAAGTCTAAAAACAATGACTGCAAATGGTTTTATTTTTTGCAAGAAGCTGTTTGTACTTTTTTGGGATGTATTATAGTGGGTTTTAAATTCTCCTATTTTCAACATACGatgttatttttatatgtcaagtTAAGAATCTTAAATAATCATAGTGGGCTTTAAATTTTCCAAATTTCAATGTATGATGTTCTTTTTATATGTTATTAAGTATCTTAATGGTGAACTATTCTATTAGTAGtagttgttaaaaaaattaaaccaaaGAGAAATAACATTGAGTGTAGTCATATAAATCTACTGCAATTAAGTAACACAGTGAAACAAATATGAGAAATTGAAATGTAGGTAACATCAACAAAGGTAACATCAACAAAGTTAAAGCATTTGAGTAACAACAACATAGTTCAATGTTTCCTAAGTGCAGGAAGCTAAAATTAATAGGATACATTGCATCCCAATTCAAAAAAGACGATAAATTGTCGCTATCCCATAATGCATGGCATCtgagaacaaaatatttttaaagcaCACAACAAACATGTTTGGGCAGAATTAGAAAAAGCAAAATACAAAAATCTGCATATGATAGTGATTTCCAAAAAGTATTCCCAGATATTGTTTGTAGCAACATTTGATGTTCCACTTCACTCTGTCTTCATGTGTTTTACTTTGGTGGCAGAATTCTGAGGTGTTAGATACTTGATCGGAGAGGCATCTTCTAACACTATGGCAGCAGCATCCCGCTTCATTGGCATGTTTGTAGAGCTAGTTCCAGAAATCGTAACTTCAGTAGCAAGTTTCTGTTAGCAAAAAACAGCATGCTAAGAATACCACGAAAACTTAAAAGACAGCTAGTTATAATTGcagaaatatatttttgaaaaaaaattaaaaaaggagcATACCGAATTCAGGTTAATTGGAGATATAGGCAGCGCCGAATTAGATTTAGCAGCCACATCATTTTCAGCGGGCAATTCAGCAACCTTTGAATTATCCACAACAGCCACAGTCGGAGTTTTCATGTTAGCCGAATTGGTATTCTGTGTAACGGGGACTTTTGAAGTGTGCTGCAATTAGATATGTATTAGTGTTGACTttcaattgttgcatattaaTATATTTACATGTGCAGCATAAACAACTGTTACCTCATTTGGGTTCAAGAATTCATCGATCCTTTTGTAAACTTGTTCATCAGGATTAATCTGGACTATGGAGCACTGACCAAAGTTGGTGGTGTACTTCACACGGAAAGTGAGTTTTTTCTCCAGAAGAACATCAAGGTAAGTAGGGTATATTTGTGGGTGATCTTCACCAgcctaaataaaaaatagaaacaatTCACAACATTTCCCTTGCTTCGTAAGagtattataaaattataatactaACCTCTTTCATTATAGCCCTTAATTTTTCAGCAGTCATCCCAACAATTGGAACACAATCTTTGTCCCAAAACATGAAGGTACATTCAACGCCGCCGTGTTCAACTTCAATTTCCAGGTTGTATCTACGAATAAACAATAGAGACAACATCATAGAAAGTAAGTAGCTGCATACATATAATCAAGAATTTCAAGTATAGAATGAAGACTATTAAATTACTTTGTGACTACAACTACATTGGGGCCGTCACAGTTGCACTGAAATGGTAGTTCGGGATCTTTTATTGCCCTGCTGCATCCTGAACAGCATTTATAGTACCATCTGGACGCCGCCGGCTTGAACCTCATAGTTGTGCCAATGGTTGTTGCGAAACAATCCTTGTTATGAATGTATGAAAACGTTAAAACTAAGGAAACAACAGTTCTGGATAGTTTATCATAGTAAAGGCAAGAAATAAACAAAGATACCTAATTTTTTCCTTTAATCTCAGATATGCTCTTGAATTCCAAAGAGTTGGTCCAAAACTTATCATATTCAGATGTTTGCGACACACTTTGAGAAGCCAGTGGGCATGGTTTATAATCGCCTAACCTGAAATATTTTACGTGTTATGAATGTATACATgaataaatattagaattatttcaAGAGGGAGATGGATAGAAAAAGTTAAAATACTTAGTTCTGTAATCGTGCACTTGTGGATGATCATAGTTGATGAGAAGTTTACTTCCATTCCATGCATTAGACAAAGTGGATTTTGCTGTATAAAAGCACAATTTAAGCAGGTTAAATGATGTTCACAAATGTATAAAAGCAGAAATTTAAGTTGTTAGTGTAACTCTTAACAGATGGATAAAGCTGAAGTTAGAAAATACAATTGCTTACCAGCACTTCTTTTGCACCAACCATGGGTTAGCACAATAATGATAGGAGTGGCATTTGAATTTGAGTTTAGGAAGTCAAatagctttgaagcaaatgaatcCCAGAGAACAACTTCAATTACATTACCGTGGTAGTCACTAAATAAAATGTTAGCACAAGCCTTTTTGCAGTTGCCGGCAGTTTGTTTCCGAATCACTTCATTGAAGATTCCGATGACATCTAGTAAAATAGAAATTTAACAAAGTTGTGAGATGGCCTCCAATCAAGTAAGATGGTGgtagaatataaaaagaaatcatGTTAACTTACCATACAACATATCATGCTTGAAAATTCCAGAAATAAAATCAGGTATAGGCTTGAAATCAAATTTGTGAGGAGGGATGTTGTGCTGCGGATTTTTATAAAGCGTGGTTGCTTGGTTGAACATGAGTTTAATTGGGTTATCACATGCCTTCAATTGGATATCATTTTTTAGAGGTTCACCGTTATACAGTGTATATGTATCATGTTCGGTCAACACTTGCATCCAATGGTTGTATTCTCTCGGACGTGTAACAACCTGAATCTGTTGACCCTGATAAAGTGAATGTTCGTTAAAAATGCATGCAGAATAATGAaacatgtaaaaacaaagaaatccTGTAAAGTGATAATGCGGATGGATATCTTTTCACTACCTTTGCATCTTGTATGATTAGCTCCACATGTAACTTGCCATTCCTCTCTTTCACAGTCCACAAATCAATGACTCGGATACCCATTTTCCAAACCTGGCATCCTATTTCCAAGTCATTAACAAAAATGGGAGGTCTTGACATCCTGTTTGAAATGAACCATGGGAAAAGCATTAGAAAATAATGTCATAGCCTGGAAGATGTGGCAATGCATGTAATAAAGATGGCACCTTTAAAGTATAAGATCAGGCTATGGATTAAAACAAAGCATATTTAACATACAATAAGATTTTCATGATCTATATTAGTGACAACAGATTAAAAGCTTCAACCTTTAAGGGTAAGAATGAATATTATGTTCTATAAGCTGAAGCAAAGGAACAAACAAAGCGCACACAAACGTTTGTTCATGAAACAAACCAGTTTTACGAAACAAAAATATGGTGGTGGAATAAAACAGTGACCACGACGAAAAAGCTTCAGCCTTTAAGGGTAAGATCAAACCTTTCAACTATTAGCTCAAGCAAAGGAACAACAAAAACATATTTAGATAAAAGATTGGACATAAAACGGATCTtaataaatgaaaagaaaaaaagcttCACGATTTCAGATTTAACGAATGATATGCTTCAACAACAGAAAAAAAGATTCACGATTTAACGAATGGACAAAGTTATAAGGAAGTTGAAATGCATGAAAATCGTTTTCGTGGAGAAAGGAAACAAATGAAAACCAGTTTGCATGTCAATCTGTTGCCAAAGATGAGAGAGATGGAACTGGGAGAGAGAATACCTGTGTCTTGAGCTTGTAACAGAGAGATAGAGGGAACACTCGGTGAGAGAGTGAGTAAAAACAATTGGTGAAGTGTGAGAAGTTCAAAAGTCTGCAAAGAAGGATAAAAAACATAAGCTAGAGAGTGTAGGGAGTTTAGAACCGTTGGATTTGGACACATGTGAAGCATGGGTATAGTTTGAAGGATGAATTTAATCTGTTTTATGATAAGACAAAAATAACCTTTTGTAGTGTAATTTTTTGAAGGGTGAAGGACAAAAAAGGTAGAATGGTGGACTATTCTATTAGTGGCTAGATAGTTGATTGAATTATATCAAAAAAATATCTACTGAAAACACTTTCTTTTCCAACTCTTTTCAttaataagttttattttttacCTCTAAATTAAATCTAGAAAGCAAAACAGAATGCATATTACATCAGTGAAAACTGAATTCAAACATTGCATTCATCCACAAAACAaaaaaagcaataaagcaataggATAATATGTTTTCTTCCCAATAAAACAAACTCGCTTTACAATATGCAGAAACCTAAAAACAATTtatcacaagaaaaagaaaaaacctaATTTGGATGACGATGGAGATGTGAAAGGGGGAATTAACAGGTTGTTATGATACACAAATTCCATAGAACCATCTTTATGGATCATTATCAATGACTGTAATTGAAAGTAATATTTTATTGGAGAACTATATGTCTAAAAGATAACATAAATCTGCACAATTGAGTTACGACATTTTTGGTTCTCAAATACAATTTTTTTGGATTAGAAAATGGTAAGACGAGGGGGGGAATTTCGAGAAGGAAAGACGCGTAAATTATACGCTTGAGTACCGACCAAAGAGTGCCAATGTTTCGGTTTGATATGATGAAATAAGGAAAAAATGATCGGCTGTATACCTCTATAGTAAGATCTAATAAGGTTGGTTAATCTAACGATGGTTACTAATGGTATATGGGAGAGGGATTTAATAGGACCCTCACCCTAGAAGGAACCCTGAGAATATATTTtgaagggtcatgctaacatgtgccctaaatGTAGAAAAAACTTCTTAAAAATTgtgcattgttttcataaaaagtttataattaatgtgtttattacgTTTTCCAATAGAAACTTATTATATTtaggtttcttaacatgtgccccaagggcacatatTAGCTTTATCCTATTTTGAAAGGGTCGCAATTGggaatttttttttaccaaacgtGACATATGGGTAAAAATTCCCAGTACACTCAAAGTAACATCCACTATATAGCATTAATAGGGCTACTGGTAATTATTCGGTTGAGAAACTAACAGGAATCCATGTTATAATATATCTAACATTAAATAGTATATACagtaattaattagatttttctaaaaaaagtcaaattaattaattaaaccagAGAGAGTGCAACAATTCATAAACAAAAGGATTTCATTAACTCATGAAATAGAGAGATTGGAAATACATTGCTAGCTTGTTATACattagagaaagagagagagatgcGTCTAAACTAAGATTAAGAGATATCAACACAGAAAGAAACTCAAAGTCTATAAATCTATTTAAACTTTCTTGGGAGTTTTCTTGGCCTTTGATGGAGATTTAGGTTCCTTTGAAGCATTTTCAGTCCTCTTAGGCAAAAGAACAGGGTTGATGTTAGGAAGAACACCACCATGAGCAATGGTAACACCAGCAAGTAATTTACCGAGTTCTTCATCATTCCTAATAGCCAACAACAAATGCCTTGGATTAATACTCTTCCTCTTGTTGTCACGTGCTGCATTTCCAGCCAACTCAAGAACCTTCAAGTATTATGTAAAAACAATTCATCAAGATTTAGAACTACTAACTAATACTAGTCAAAATACGAAGAGAAAGGGATAGTAATTTACCTCAGCAGCGAGATATTCAAGAACAGCAGCTAGGTAAACCGGAGCACCAGTACCAACACGCTGAGCATATCTACCTTTCTTCAAAAACCGTCCGATTCTTCCGACGGGAAACTGAAGTCCAGCTCTAACAGATCTGGTCACCGACTTCTTCCTTGGTCCTCCTCCTTTCCTTCCACCTGCTCCTTTCTTCACCTTTGTGCTTGCGTCCATTTTCTGATTCCAATTAATTAACTTTGTTCTAAGAAATTGAGAGTATTGAGAGAGATGAAGACAATGGGATATAATTGCAGTAGGCGCTGGCCTGGTTTAATACTTTCGCGGTCATTTTGAAGATCTTGCTTTGAAAACAAATCCACCGTTGGATTACAATTTATCTATGGCTCGCTGTGACTTTCCTGCCTATCCGTGTCTTTTAAAACTCACCAATGGGAAGCCAGTTAGGTGCTCcgtacttttcttttcttttttgaattTCGCTTCATATAACTTTGTTTTATTTCCCCCAAACTAGTATAGCTTCAAATTCACTTATCTCTGTCATCTCATTTAATTGGcattaatattttcttaaaacaaattttatttctatattttagaCTTATTTATGGATAGTATCTACTTCCAACAATACAAATTATTTATACATGAAAACTCTAATAATAAGGATCCCGCTTCAACACCTAGTTGCtgcattttatgttttttttttcaattgtttaatAGGTATTTCTCACTTTGTGCCTTCCCAAtgaagttttatttatttttatttgtttcagtAAAGAGTTTAAAAAATTGCATCAACAATTTCATTAGAGTAATTTCAAAATcttattttaatactttatttGATATACTTTAACCCCTCTGTTTTATAAAAAAGCCGACATGGTATATCTTTTAAATGAATTCTCATAATATGGcgatatgaattttttttatttcatatttttataatCATTTTTTTGTGTAAAATCGACGTGACACTTATTTTGCATGAAATACTTCAGAGTACTATCTAATTTTTAACTTTTCATTTACCTATCAACACTCAAACGTCAGTTCGTCATTTCGCAAAAAACCTAGGTGTTTTCAAGCTGATATTCATCAAAATTCTTCCAAAAGATATTCATCAAACATCATTTTCTCAAGTAGGTTTGTTCTCCACTGAAACGTTATTTTGTATATTCGTCAACATTAGTTTTTCATTGAAATAGTCTCTTGATCATGTTGTTTAGGGTTTTTTTGTTAGTTTATCTATTGATCATTTTATTTGATGCATCTTGATAATCATGGCCGATTCGACTAGCACCTCCCATACAACATATGCTGCAAACTTTGTTAGTACACGTAAAAGAAAAACTAGAGGTGTCACAATGTACACAAAGGTGCAAAATGCCCACGAAGTCTTGATCGCACTCCATCTCCACTAACACGACATGAGAAATGGAAGTGGGCACGCCAAAGAAAAGACGGCGAGTATACATCAAATGCTACGCGCGAAATGGCTCAAAGGATTTTAAGTATATACttttttcaataatatttattttagttaaatcAATTTGGTAAAGATAAAATTTCATGTGTTGTATAATGACCTCGTTGAACAAACCAAGGTCTACCAGTTCACTTTATAAGGTTGTCATGACATCTTGGTAGAAGCGATTAGAACATAGAAGCATCATGAGTTTGTCTGTGATCTTGGTAGAGGCGTTGGCTTCAAGGTACATTTTGGACGCTCTCAATCATCTAGAGAGAAAATTAGTAAGAGAGAGGTCGAAGAGATTATTGCTATTGAGTTACGGAAAGAAAGCGATGAGTGGAGGAGGAGCAGGCGGAGAGGGAGAGGTACTTGGAGGAGGAGAGGGAGATATTGTTGTAGACAGTGTAGGAGAAGTTCTTAGAGGAGGTGAGAGAGAAGTTGTTGTAGACGATGAAGGATAAGTTCTTGGAGGAGGAGAGGGAAAAGTTGTTGCAGACGGTGCACAGAGTGTCCAGAAGGATCAAGAGGAGcgagagaggatgaatgaggagaagatgtttgagAAGTATACTCGCGATGTTCTTGAGGTataagttgtatgttgttgttattattgtctgTGTTTTTCAATTTTGGATTgtatttatgttgtttttatGATGCAAAAATTAAGTTTGTTGGGTATATTCAATCACACAAATTCAAATCAGTTGGAAATTCTAGATTGAGAAAGTTACAGGTGGTGCAAGTGCGGCACAAAATTTTTCTGCCAGCTAGGGCACTGTTGAACCCTCACCATCAAATCAAAATAGCGTTCAAAGGCTAGAGATGATGATGACGAGTATTAATGAATACCCAATCTTGGGTATTCCATTAAGCCATGATCCATAACAAATATCCGTACTTTCTAAGCTCTTTGTACGTGAATTTTTGAAGGGGAATGAGTTGCTAGACAAATCCGTATTATAATTGTGGTTCTCGTAAGTAGATTTTTTACGTTGATTTCTATTTATATTCAGACTTTCTTGTACTTTAACATAAAGATTTGCCCTTGCAAGCACATCCATGAGTTTTATGCTGAAAGGAAGCTTCTAAACAAGTATTGTATCTTGGATGCTGCGAAGATTGCTGTAAGACccgtaattttaaaataaatagatattatAAGATTTTAGCATATTCACaccttatataaataaatattattgatataaattaaatattattgatataaataaattCAAGTTACGCTAAAAATAGTTTAGGACTTTATTTCATTAGTGGTTCACGATAAAATTTTCTAAAAATCTCAATTTCAGTCTCTTCAGCGTTTGATAAAATTAGCCGCCTTAAATTTTgaaacaacttcttttggttacGAAATTTTAATAAgagaataacaaaattatttacaatagaattataaaattaaaatatacgatAGTTTTACCCGCTTAAAAATTTAAAGCAATCTCCGTTCATAACAAAATTTTTATCAATGGAAACACAAAATTATTTTCGATAGAATAATAAaatacttataataaaaaaaaattaattaaaattttggttttcgaccgatttttttatatatcagtATAGAATAATCGGAAAGAAGGTTTTATTATCAGCAAAAATTATTTCGGGCATTTTTATCAGTATCACATAACACCGGAAACTACACTGATAAGACAAAATATTaccgaagaagatttgtatgaATATTCATGATGATGGTATTAATTGAGAAGTGACTAGTAATTATGAAATTAGGTCGGCAAGTGTTAAGTGCAGTACTTAAGTGCAGTACTGGAAAATATTAGCATGTATATGTATACTGTAGAACCTATACTATACTAGTgtagtaaattattatataaagaATCACATAGAACACAAGACATACCGCATATTTACGGAGCACACAACCACACTCAAATTGACAAGGTAAattatctctctctctcaaaataaCTATATCCTGGTtttctcaaatattttttattattcaagtCCAGCACTATCTAGAAACCACATACTTGTTATACTTGGTacttaatagatttttttcattGTTAAATTTTCCAAACTTATAGTGTTTATATGTTCTTaaataaactcaaataaactCTAACATATTATTCAATGCACtccataaatatattttgaaatcataaaattatattttcataTGGTTAGGGAAATTCTTGAGCAGCTAGAAATTGTTGGTTAGTGTTGAAGCCATGCATTTTAATATTTTAGGATTTCTCTATatgttaaaaatagttttaattaaaaGGCTTTTAAATTTAGAGATATATTAAATTGCGGATTTATTTTTTGTAAGAATAAATCTttagaaaaaatttatttaccttgtctagaaaaaaaatagatatatttaTATGTTATGATATACTATCATttctgttaaaaaaaaaacacttaagaaCCATGTTATTTAAAGTTTCATTGCAAATTTTTGTAATATTCTTAGAACTTTCAgtatgacttttaaaaaaaaaaattatgaatgccCAAAATAGATGTTAGTTCTTAATTATCTTAAAGTTGATTTATAAAAGTTAAATTATGACAAGAGATGAGATATAGTATTTATACCAGAACATCACATAGTCTCACCTAAGTAAGTAAGCTTTTATAGCtagtgtttgtttaatataaatttttgggAAAAGACACTCgtacaaaaaaaaaagtaattctAGTTCTACATATAACACTACTAACAATATTCACTTAAagtttttttagtatttatattCTAAAGTCTAATGGATAAATATTACATGTTATAAATTAGaccataattataataataattaaataaataattagataaaataataaattgataGACTGCGGAGTTTATAACGAACGAGTTCATTCTAATTTATTCCGTTTTGGATAAAGGTGCACAATCGACCGAACAATAAAAGATCAATTCTCACAACTACTCTGATTGTAAGGGCATctctctattttatatatttctctcaaaaataaaaatatattttgtatatatttatatatatatatatatatatatatatatatatatatatatatatatatatatatatatatatattatgtatcTGCTTACGTGTTTATTTTGAAGGTGAATACTTGTGAAGGTGGGTAAatgttatataaatatatttgtacGAAATTTTGATGCATGAGGTAAGTTATTACATATGGGGATGTTACCCATATGTTGAAATTCATAGATGGGGAATTGTATGCACATACATTTCATGGTTACGTGACTACCGGAGAGGAGTCACGAGGTGCACACCGGAGAGGTGGCACGGGGTGTGTGTCCGAGAGGGAACCACCTTATCCCGATGTGGATAATTGAGTTTGATTGATGGGTAGATACCTATCACCTTAATGGGGCTAAATCTTAAAGCGATACCACGACCCTTTGCGAAGGGATTGATATTTCGGAATCATATGCATCGACATATAAACATTGCATTAGGAATGAGTCTTAATTATGCTATATGTATTATTGTTATAAATGTGTATATACATGTGTTAGAATGAGATCTCTAGCCATGTATAATGTATCCTCCTCTCTTTATGCTTGTTGCTCCGCTcttgtatatttgttattttcgGATTGATGACCCTTTCAGTGGTTTATGTGGGCAATATGCCAATAGATCATGTCACTCCCAGGATACGACAGGATGTCACCGTCGAGGACGACGAAACTTACTTTCCCTGAAGCATGGACAGACACGTCCTGAGGATTTGACCCGGCCTCAGGACGACTCACGTTCTTCGGGAACGTGTTAGAGACTACTACCATCGTAGGACAGGATC includes:
- the LOC131642022 gene encoding uncharacterized protein LOC131642022 produces the protein MSRPPIFVNDLEIGCQVWKMGIRVIDLWTVKERNGKLHVELIIQDAKGQQIQVVTRPREYNHWMQVLTEHDTYTLYNGEPLKNDIQLKACDNPIKLMFNQATTLYKNPQHNIPPHKFDFKPIPDFISGIFKHDMLYDVIGIFNEVIRKQTAGNCKKACANILFSDYHGNVIEVVLWDSFASKLFDFLNSNSNATPIIIVLTHGWCKRSAAKSTLSNAWNGSKLLINYDHPQVHDYRTKLGDYKPCPLASQSVSQTSEYDKFWTNSLEFKSISEIKGKN
- the LOC131642017 gene encoding histone H2A.2-like is translated as MDASTKVKKGAGGRKGGGPRKKSVTRSVRAGLQFPVGRIGRFLKKGRYAQRVGTGAPVYLAAVLEYLAAEVLELAGNAARDNKRKSINPRHLLLAIRNDEELGKLLAGVTIAHGGVLPNINPVLLPKRTENASKEPKSPSKAKKTPKKV